A region of Sugiyamaella lignohabitans strain CBS 10342 chromosome A, complete sequence DNA encodes the following proteins:
- a CDS encoding phosphatidylinositol-4-phosphate 5-kinase its3, whose amino-acid sequence MGSLGQLDSDFCFPPEQGELDRYESSLSSSESGDSDEEELDLNLYFERSPAVIRALEKFDQFMAENPNHKFSHRPARLSAFDYHQDFIPSHCPVDSDVTVESIETLDISEDCDDFNLENKPIDIEEDGDDTASIYSDDFESDEDECPHWPVYSVSDYIDLINPDGGNPYEISTELLDTSEAVIESSDVEPTTSGDDTLVDSTDDELPAPSFETTSSGISVLEKLAKFERSYRDIVARIPYPANQAFARTDSAVDNLVSKVTSIEKTCQALDAEEPHAESLVEAGKPLSWPEDDTSYFVPDIIENLDIPIIDVTDDKGSFLKQKLKSKVSSLKRKFAIHKRAPISKSALMFKGIQTAIYANPRLIDPEVTLPYVMMGLKKYRLGDGSIIDVHSPLVYDNIRTLCGISHRELLNSFMDSDLVNSHSYGGRLVTPDAKYIIKTIQCKEHKLMGSYEFLDEYYYRVKENPTTQLPFYLGHYTIHIDGKETHFVIMKNMDHLNPNGSISVERDERDKFMTQLRKDVDLLKKHGITNYSLMVGLECDPHTGEQRPVTEELVEGEPVVAVESRQIQSCNNQHRSRSQCGSG is encoded by the exons atGGGTTCTTTGGGTCAACTTGACTCTGATTTTTGCTTCCCTCCTGAGCAGGGTGAGCTTGACCGTTATGAATCTTCTTTGAGCTCTTCTGAGTCTGGTGACAGTGACGAAGAGGAATTGGATTTGAACCTCTACTTTGAACGTTCTCCTGCCGTTATCCGTGCTTTGGAAAAGTTTGATCAGTTCATGGCTGAGAACCCCAATCACAAGTTCTCCCACCGCCCCGCCAGACTCTCTGCCTTTGATTATCACCAGGATTTTATTCCTTCTCATTGCCCCGTTGATTCTGACGTTACTGTTGAATCAATTGAGACTTTGGATATTTCTGAGGATTGCGATGATTTTAATTTGGAGAATAAACCCATTGACATTGAggaagatggtgatgatacCGCCTCAATCTACTCGGATGACTTTGAGTCCGACGAAGATGAGTGTCCTCACTGGCCAGTTTACAGTGTTTCGGACTACattgatttgattaatCCAGATGGAGGAAACCCATACGAGATTTCAACCGAGTTATTGGATACTTCTGAGGCAGTCATTGAGTCTTCAGATGTCGAGCCAACCACTTCTGGCGATGACACTTTGGTGGATTCCACCGACGATGAACTTCCTGCTCCTTCTTTTGAGACTACTTCATCCGGCATCTCTGTTCTTGAGAAGCTTGCCAAATTTGAGCGATCTTATCGCGATATTGTTGCGAGAATCCCTTATCCCGCAAACCAAGCCTTTGCCAGAACAGattctgctgttgacaATCTTGTTTCCAAAGTCACTTCCATTGAGAAGACCTGTCAGGCACTTGATGCTGAGGAACCCCATGCTGAGTCTCTGGTCGAGGCAGGAAAACCATTGTCATGGCCTGAGGACGACACCTCTTATTTTGTTCCTGACATCATTGAAAATTTGGACATCCCTATTATCGACGTAACTGATGACAAGGGGTCATTTTTGAAACAGAAGCTGAAATCCAAAGTCAGCTCTCTTAAAAGAAAGTTTGCAATTCATAAGCGGGCTCCTATTTCCAAGTCTGCTCTTATGTTCAAGGGAATCCAAACAGCAATTTATGCTAATCCTCGATTGATTGATCCCGAGGTCACCCTCCCCTATGTGATGATGGGACTTAAGAAATACCGCCTTGGCGACGGATCTATTATTGACGTTCATTCACCATTGGTTTACGACAACATTCGTACACTTTGTGGAATCTCACATCGAGAGCTTTTGAATTCCTTTATGGATTCTGATCTGGTCAACTCCCATTCGTATGGAGGCAGATTGGTCACTCCTGATGCCAAGTACATCATTAAGACCATTCAATGCAAAGAGCATAAACTCATGGGTAGTTACGAGTTCTTGGACGAGTATTATTATCGTGTCAAGGAGAATCCCACCACTCAGCTCCCATTCTACCTTGGTCATTACACCATTCACATTGATGGCAAGGAGACTCATTTTGTTATCATGAAGAATATGGATCATTTGAATCCCAATGGTTCTATCTCTGTGGAGAGAGACGAGCGAGATAAGTTCATGACTCAGCTCAGAAAAGATGTCGAcctgttgaagaagcatGGCATTACCAATTATTCATTGATGGTTGGACTTGAGTGTGACCCTCATACTGGCGAACAACGACCTGTTACAG AAGAACTGGTAGAAGGAGAACCGGTTGTCGCAGTTGAGTCGAGA CAGATTCAGTCTTGTAATAATCAACATAGATCCAGATCTCAGTGTGGTTCCGGCTAA
- the SUB2 gene encoding ATP-dependent RNA helicase SUB2 (Component of the TREX complex required for nuclear mRNA export; member of the DEAD-box RNA helicase superfamily and is involved in early and late steps of spliceosome assembly; homolog of the human splicing factor hUAP56; relocalizes from nucleus to cytoplasm upon DNA replication stress; GO_component: GO:0000781 - chromosome, telomeric region [Evidence IPI] [PMID 15942929]; GO_component: GO:0005737 - cytoplasm [Evidence IDA] [PMID 22842922]; GO_component: GO:0005634 - nucleus [Evidence IEA,IEA]; GO_component: GO:0005634 - nucleus [Evidence IDA] [PMID 11914276]; GO_component: GO:0005634 - nucleus [Evidence IDA] [PMID 22842922]; GO_component: GO:0005681 - spliceosomal complex [Evidence IEA]; GO_component: GO:0005681 - spliceosomal complex [Evidence TAS] [PMID 9476892]; GO_component: GO:0000346 - transcription export complex [Evidence IPI] [PMID 11979277]; GO_function: GO:0005524 - ATP binding [Evidence IEA,IEA]; GO_function: GO:0004004 - ATP-dependent RNA helicase activity [Evidence IGI,ISA] [PMID 11156602]; GO_function: GO:0008026 - ATP-dependent helicase activity [Evidence IEA]; GO_function: GO:0003723 - RNA binding [Evidence IEA]; GO_function: GO:0004386 - helicase activity [Evidence IEA,IEA]; GO_function: GO:0016787 - hydrolase activity [Evidence IEA]; GO_function: GO:0003676 - nucleic acid binding [Evidence IEA]; GO_function: GO:0000166 - nucleotide binding [Evidence IEA]; GO_process: GO:0006200 - ATP catabolic process [Evidence IEA]; GO_process: GO:0008380 - RNA splicing [Evidence IEA]; GO_process: GO:0006348 - chromatin silencing at telomere [Evidence IMP] [PMID 15942929]; GO_process: GO:0031124 - mRNA 3'-end processing [Evidence IMP] [PMID 18614048]; GO_process: GO:0006406 - mRNA export from nucleus [Evidence IDA,IMP,IPI] [PMID 11675790]; GO_process: GO:0006406 - mRNA export from nucleus [Evidence IDA,IMP] [PMID 11696331]; GO_process: GO:0006397 - mRNA processing [Evidence IEA]; GO_process: GO:0000398 - mRNA splicing, via spliceosome [Evidence IMP] [PMID 11156602]; GO_process: GO:0051028 - mRNA transport [Evidence IEA]; GO_process: GO:0006368 - transcription elongation from RNA polymerase II promoter [Evidence IMP] [PMID 17960421]; GO_process: GO:0006283 - transcription-coupled nucleotide-excision repair [Evidence IMP] [PMID 17537816]; GO_process: GO:0006810 - transport [Evidence IEA]), producing the protein MSHEGEEELLDYSDTEEVVNVPAPEVASTEAAAAGVNVKQEDGDKKGSYVGIHSTGFRDFLLKPELLRAIVDSGFEHPSEGNYKI; encoded by the coding sequence ATGTCTCACgaaggtgaagaagaactcCTCGACTATTCCGACACTGAAGAAGTCGTCAACGTCCCAGCTCCCGAGGTTGCTTCTACcgaagcagctgctgctggcgtCAACGTCAAGCAGGAGGACGGTGACAAGAAGGGTTCCTATGTTGGTATCCACTCTACTGGTTTCCGTGATTTCTTGCTGAAGCCTGAGTTGCTCAGAGCTATTGTCGATTCTGGTTTCGAGCATCCTTCTGAAGGTAATTACAAAATTTAA
- the ACK1 gene encoding Ack1p (Protein that functions in the cell wall integrity pathway; functions upstream of Pkc1p; GFP-fusion protein expression is induced in response to the DNA-damaging agent MMS; non-tagged Ack1p is detected in purified mitochondria; GO_component: GO:0005739 - mitochondrion [Evidence IDA] [PMID 14576278]; GO_component: GO:0005739 - mitochondrion [Evidence IDA] [PMID 16823961]; GO_function: GO:0003674 - molecular_function [Evidence ND]; GO_process: GO:0031505 - fungal-type cell wall organization [Evidence IMP] [PMID 18806213]; GO_process: GO:0009967 - positive regulation of signal transduction [Evidence IMP] [PMID 18806213]) yields the protein MSHYHPQYPPQPQAQAQALQSHGGARQGSARPPNINTGYYPPQPGYGGQQHPHPSQPHQHQHHQPQQQPQPGYSGSGNGAYPPIKGSGATGAVGMGGGGAYPTNPPLKSPTEVPLKSPIGGFPGRPSGSPHSQGHASQGYRQPAPANSHGQTSNSHWRPPQPGYGASPQGYPQNGQYGQQGYPTSQGSRNQIPHASSSQQLEFPPPRRPQIQKSHSSHGLGTHASSSQPQGYPQAQQGYQYQQAPKSQAPTSQPYPGQQPRQGHQSPQRQGQPQGHSQGHPQSHPQYDQQPAPQQDYQNGQYQQTQYEKGYSQPPQGQYSQYPQGQSQPAPAQYNQQPHAAPPPQTQQQRPNSGSRQPTSASNGYRGEPNMIPGSMGPGPGPYGRSQTSNPSGGRYSASQPELSDRRMNPPVAANPHYSPDTSHSSLVSPQRSASPAGGYARPGPQPRHRSAGGPSGHPNGPGVGSSGVHDGPGGRSYSTPAVHSPYNQGYNDYPSESYQNEAYPVEATNIQRNQVEYSQPPVDERSLKSPTSPTFYQAPGNKAANISTNKIPPASTIGISPISPLAAEYRKELPESPIQLYDDGDMYSSIHTPPPPSDNDPSSPFAARAIADTDTSSPAETADVLNMYLEDENSYLPGNSQDPARSQARGYQGSDQSVPPMVPPHQTPVTRQPKQPQGQSQRNMNGVNSNVRPPPVTVASQHSTQRAVTDAGAHQHQYSSSSHHSSGSSTGQAESSKPPPVRQYGTQPAVDPLNEVPPNAKPKVLTVEEFERIRKLAKLHNNDPALQLEFAKKLVEASQKLTREYSDSNTVAKPNTRVDSKTERRNRENWMNQAYKIVKKLSGNPYADAVFYLASNYSSGGLGLETDHEKAYELYMKAAKLEQAEAAYRVAVCNEIGAGTKRDPVKAVMWYKKAAQMGDVSAMYKLGMISLNGLLGQSKSLMEAVTWLQRAADKADAENPHAVHELGLLYERADSYINDSMNDLGTSTMLLKDDHKAFELFVKAAKLGYPPSQFRLGCCYEYGTLGCPIDPKRSIAWYSRAAEKGEPESELALSGWYLTGSEGILQQSDTEAYLWARKAAEKGLAKAEYALGYFSEVGIGVKVDRDEAKKWYYKAAAQKHPKALSKIQELR from the coding sequence ATGTCTCATTATCATCCTCAGTATCCACCTCAGCCACAGGCTCAGGCTCAAGCCCTACAGTCACATGGTGGTGCTCGTCAAGGTTCTGCTAGACCGCctaatataaatactggTTATTATCCACCTCAGCCTGGATATGGCGGTCAACAGCATCCACATCCTTCTCAACcgcaccagcatcagcatcaccagcctcaacaacagccacaaccTGGCTactctggttctggaaATGGAGCATATCCTCCAATAAAAGGCAGTGGTGCGACTGGGGCTGTTGGAATGGGCGGTGGAGGTGCATATCCCACTAATCCTCCACTCAAGAGCCCGACTGAAGTCCCATTAAAAAGTCCAATTGGTGGATTTCCAGGGAGACCCAGCGGGTCTCCTCATAGCCAGGGTCATGCCAGTCAGGGCTATAGGCAACCAGCACCTGCTAATAGTCACGGCCAGACATCTAACTCACACTGGAGACCACCACAGCCTGGCTATGGGGCTTCACCTCAAGGATATCCACAGAATGGGCAATATGGTCAACAGGGTTATCCAACCTCGCAGGGGTCGAGAAATCAAATACCTCATGCTTCCAGTagccagcagctggagttTCCGCCTCCTCGAAGACCACAAATACAAAAGTCACATTCTTCGCACGGTCTTGGCACTCATGCCTCGTCTTCTCAACCACAAGGTTATcctcaagctcaacaggGTTATCAGTACCAACAAGCGCCAAAATCACAGGCTCCGACCAGTCAGCCATACCCGGGTCAACAACCTCGACAAGGGCATCAATCGCCTCAAAGACAGGGACAACCACAGGGACATTCGCAAGGTCATCCACAGAGTCATCCACAGTATGACCAACAACCTGCACCACAACAGGACTATCAGAATGGTCAATACCAGCAGACTCAGTATGAGAAGGGCTACTCTCAGCCACCACAGGGTCAATATAGTCAGTACCCACAAGGTCAATCACAACCAGCTCCAGCCCAATATAATCAGCAACCTCAtgctgctcctcctccacaAACCCAGCAGCAACGTCCTAATAGCGGATCAAGACAACCAACTTCAGCGTCTAATGGGTACCGTGGAGAGCCAAATATGATCCCTGGATCAATGGGACCGGGACCTGGTCCATATGGCCGGTCTCAGACATCCAATCCCAGTGGTGGAAGATACTCGGCATCACAACCGGAGTTATCAGATCGTCGTATGAATCCACCAGTTGCAGCCAATCCTCACTACTCACCAGACACTAGCCACAGTAGTTTGGTTTCGCCTCAAAGATCAGCTTCCCCAGCTGGTGGTTATGCCAGACCCGGTCCACAACCTAGACATAGATCAGCTGGTGGTCCTAGTGGACATCCCAATGGACCTGGAGTTGGTAGTTCAGGTGTGCATGATGGACCAGGAGGAAGGTCATACTCCACTCCAGCTGTACACAGCCCATATAACCAGGGTTATAATGACTACCCATCGGAAAGCTACCAGAACGAGGCTTATCCAGTTGAAGCTACAAACATCCAACGAAATCAGGTTGAATACTCTCAACCACCAGTGGATGAAAGATCTCTGAAAAGCCCTACCAGCCCTACTTTCTACCAGGCTCCTGGTAATAAAGCTGCTAACATCTCAACCAACAAGATCCCTCCTGCCTCAACAATAGGAATCTCACCTATCTCACCTTTGGCAGCTGAATATCGAAAAGAACTGCCAGAGTCGCCTATCCAACTctatgatgatggtgacaTGTATTCATCTATCcacacaccaccacctcctagTGATAACGACCCATCCAGTCCATTCGCTGCTAGAGCTATAGCTGATACTGATACCAGTTCACCAGCGGAAACTGCTGATGTTCTTAATATGTATCTTGAGGACGAAAATAGCTATCTGCCGGGAAATTCTCAGGATCCTGCTAGGTCTCAGGCACGAGGATACCAAGGATCGGATCAAAGTGTTCCTCCAATGGTACCTCCTCACCAAACACCAGTCACCAGGCAACCTAAACAACCACAAGGACAGTCTCAAAGAAACATGAACGGAGTAAACAGTAATGTACGACCACCACCTGTAACAGTAGCCTCCCAGCACTCTACACAACGAGCAGTAACAGATGCTGGAGctcatcaacaccagtaCAGCAGCTCATCCCATCATTCCTCTGGTTCTTCAACTGGTCAAGCCGAGTCGtccaaaccaccaccagtaagACAATATGGCACTCAGCCAGCAGTGGACCCACTGAATGAAGTTCCTCCAAACGCCAAACCCAAGGTCCTGACTGTAGAAGAGTTTGAAAGGATCCGGAAACTGGCCAAACTGCATAATAACGATCCAGCTCTTCAACTCGAATTTGCCAAGAAATTGGTAGAAGCCAGTCAAAAGCTGACTCGTGAGTATTCCGACTCCAACACTGTTGCCAAACCAAATACCCGAGTCGACTCCAAGACCGAGAGACGTAATCGTGAAAACTGGATGAACCAAGCTTACAAAATAGTCAAAAAACTCAGTGGTAATCCAtatgctgatgctgttttCTACCTAGCTTCTAATTACAGTTCAGGAGGACTTGGTCTGGAAACAGATCATGAAAAGGCATATGAACTGTATATGAAAGCAGCCAAACTAGAACAAGCTGAAGCAGCCTACCGAGTGGCCGTTTGTAACGAAATCGGAGCAGGAACCAAGCGTGATCCCGTCAAGGCTGTTATGTGGTATAAGAAAGCAGCTCAAATGGGCGATGTGTCTGCTATGTATAAACTAGGAATGATCAGTCTGAATGGGCTTCTTGGTCAGTCTAAAAGTCTTATGGAAGCAGTCACCTGGCTTCAGCGAGCAGCAGATAAAGCCGATGCCGAAAACCCACATGCGGTTCATGAGCTAGGATTATTATATGAACGAGCCGATTCATACATCAACGATTCGATGAACGATCTCGGTACTTCTACAATGCTACTCAAAGATGACCACAAAGCCTTTGAGCTGTTTGTGAAAGCTGCTAAACTAGGGTACCCACCGTCACAATTCCGACTGGGCTGTTGTTACGAATACGGAACGCTAGGATGTCCTATCGATCCCAAACGAAGTATTGCCTGGTACAGTCGAGCTGCTGAGAAGGGTGAACCTGAAAGCGAGCTGGCTCTTTCCGGCTGGTACCTGACAGGATCCGAGGGCATTCTCCAACAATCGGACACCGAAGCGTACCTCTGGGCACGAAAAGCCGCAGAAAAGGGTCTTGCCAAAGCCGAGTACGCACTCGGATACTTCTCGGAAGTGGGAATCGGAGTCAAAGTCGACCGCGACGAGGCCAAGAAATGGTACTACAAAGCAGCCGCTCAAAAACACCCAAAAGCGCTCAGCAAAATCCAGGAACTTCGTTAA
- the SUB2 gene encoding ATP-dependent RNA helicase SUB2 (Component of the TREX complex required for nuclear mRNA export; member of the DEAD-box RNA helicase superfamily and is involved in early and late steps of spliceosome assembly; homolog of the human splicing factor hUAP56; relocalizes from nucleus to cytoplasm upon DNA replication stress; GO_component: GO:0000781 - chromosome, telomeric region [Evidence IPI] [PMID 15942929]; GO_component: GO:0005737 - cytoplasm [Evidence IDA] [PMID 22842922]; GO_component: GO:0005634 - nucleus [Evidence IEA,IEA]; GO_component: GO:0005634 - nucleus [Evidence IDA] [PMID 11914276]; GO_component: GO:0005634 - nucleus [Evidence IDA] [PMID 22842922]; GO_component: GO:0005681 - spliceosomal complex [Evidence IEA]; GO_component: GO:0005681 - spliceosomal complex [Evidence TAS] [PMID 9476892]; GO_component: GO:0000346 - transcription export complex [Evidence IPI] [PMID 11979277]; GO_function: GO:0005524 - ATP binding [Evidence IEA,IEA]; GO_function: GO:0004004 - ATP-dependent RNA helicase activity [Evidence IGI,ISA] [PMID 11156602]; GO_function: GO:0008026 - ATP-dependent helicase activity [Evidence IEA]; GO_function: GO:0003723 - RNA binding [Evidence IEA]; GO_function: GO:0004386 - helicase activity [Evidence IEA,IEA]; GO_function: GO:0016787 - hydrolase activity [Evidence IEA]; GO_function: GO:0003676 - nucleic acid binding [Evidence IEA]; GO_function: GO:0000166 - nucleotide binding [Evidence IEA]; GO_process: GO:0006200 - ATP catabolic process [Evidence IEA]; GO_process: GO:0008380 - RNA splicing [Evidence IEA]; GO_process: GO:0006348 - chromatin silencing at telomere [Evidence IMP] [PMID 15942929]; GO_process: GO:0031124 - mRNA 3'-end processing [Evidence IMP] [PMID 18614048]; GO_process: GO:0006406 - mRNA export from nucleus [Evidence IDA,IMP,IPI] [PMID 11675790]; GO_process: GO:0006406 - mRNA export from nucleus [Evidence IDA,IMP] [PMID 11696331]; GO_process: GO:0006397 - mRNA processing [Evidence IEA]; GO_process: GO:0000398 - mRNA splicing, via spliceosome [Evidence IMP] [PMID 11156602]; GO_process: GO:0051028 - mRNA transport [Evidence IEA]; GO_process: GO:0006368 - transcription elongation from RNA polymerase II promoter [Evidence IMP] [PMID 17960421]; GO_process: GO:0006283 - transcription-coupled nucleotide-excision repair [Evidence IMP] [PMID 17537816]; GO_process: GO:0006810 - transport [Evidence IEA]), which produces MNALVRDKHIRLGNVRTFVIDECDKVLEAVDMRRDVQEIFRSTPHQKQVMMFSATLSQEIRPICKRFMQNPLEIYVDDETKLTLHGLQQYYVKLEEKEKNRKLNDLLDNLEFNQVIIFVKSTHRANELNKLLNECSFPSIAVHSGIPQEERILRYKSFKEFNKRICVSTDVFGRGIDIERINLAINYDLPPEADQYLHRVGRAGRFGTKGLAVSFVSSEEDTKVLEKIQERFEVNIAPFPEEGVDPSTYMNT; this is translated from the coding sequence ATGAATGCTCTTGTCAGAGACAAGCACATTCGTTTAGGTAATGTCAGAACTTTTGTTATTGATGAGTGTGACAAGGTTTTGGAAGCTGTTGATATGAGACGTGATGTCCAAGAAATCTTCCGTTCCACTCCCCACCAAAAGCAGGTTATGATGTTCTCGGCCACTCTTTCCCAAGAGATTCGTCCTATCTGTAAGAGATTCATGCAAAATCCTTTGGAGATTTACGTCGATGATGAGACCAAGTTGACTCTTCACGGTTTGCAACAGTACTATGTCAAGCTtgaagagaaggagaagaaccGTAAGCTCAACGATTTGCTCGATAACCTCGAGTTCAACCAGGTTATTATCTTTGTCAAGTCGACCCACCGTGCCAACGAGCTCAACAAGTTGCTTAATGAGTGTAGTTTCCCTAGTATTGCTGTCCACAGTGGTATTCCTCAAGAAGAGCGTATCCTCCGTTATAAGTCATTCAAGGAGTTCAACAAGCGTATCTGTGTCTCTACCGATGTTTTCGGTCGTGGTATCGATATTGAGCGTATTAACTTGGCTATCAACTACGACCTTCCTCCTGAGGCTGATCAGTACCTCCACCGTGTTGGTCGTGCTGGTCGTTTCGGTACCAAGGGTCTCGCTGTTTCATTTGTTTCTTCTGAAGAGGATACTAAGGTCCTTGAGAAGATTCAAGAGCGTTTCGAGGTTAACATTGCTCCTTTCCCTGAGGAGGGTGTTGATCCTTCCACCTACATGAACACCTAA